The Haloarcula laminariae sequence ATCGCCTCGATCGACCGACCCTGCAGGAGGTCCTCGTTCTGAGCGCTGCGGAAGAGCTGGCAGGCCTGGTCACGAAGCGTCTCGGACAGTTCGAGGGCACTACTGATCCGGCGAACTTCACTGAGTCCGTGTGCAAGGTTGCGTTCAGCTTTCGACTGAAACCGCCCACGCGTCTGTTCACGGCGCATTCGGAACAGCCGGCGTCGCTTCTGTCCTGAGAGTTCGTTCCCGTTCGCATCGGTCCCGCGGCCGATCTCCGTCGACAACCCACGATCGTGCCGCGCCGCGGTCAACGGAGCGCCCGTGCGCTCCCGTTCGTCTTCGTCGAATGCCCGCCACTCTGGCCCGTGGTCGATCCGCTGCTCGTCGATGACGAGGCCACAGTCCTCGCAGACGGTCTCGACTGTGTTGGTGGTGACCCGGCCGTCGCACTCGGGGCATTGGTTCGCGCTCGACTCCGTCTGGACGTCCTCGTCGAAGTCAGTTTCGTAGATGTCTCTAATTGCCATCGTTCTCACCGTGTTCAAGGAACTCGCCAGTACAGCGAGCCCCTCGCCCATTGAGGGGCCGACAGAAACCGATGGTATCGGTACTCCAGTCAACTAGAACACAATCCAGCTGATGATCTACATGTAATGGTAGTAATGGATGTCCAGACTGGTGTTTTGAGCTTCGGCCTCAGCTAAGATGTTCCCAACGGCATCTGAAATTCCGATTGTAACCGGAAGCTTCGTGCAGAAATCCGAAGTGTTCCAGTCCAGTTTCGTGAACGCCAGCATTTCTCGGCACAGCTTCTGTGGCGATGAATCACTGACCTCCGGATCCGGCTTGACCACGATCGGCTCAGGGATGTTCGATGCTGGATACGTCGACAACGCCGGGATGTATCCCTTCGTGTACAGGTAGTGCTCCTCGTTGTTCGGTGCGGAGACCATTGTGCCTCGAAGCGCTGGATAAATCCCGGAACTCAAAGCCCGGACTGGGTGCCGCTCTCGGACCGTGACGAAGTCCATCAACTCGATGTTCCCAGCACCTTTGATGAAGCCCTCTCGCTCCTCTTCCCAGAACTCCGACCGCTTGTGAAGCACCAGTCGTCGCGGCTCAGTCTTCTTGTGACTGCGGTAGTGCCTGAGAATCTTCTTGACCAGTTGCTCGGCATCGTCTTCCGCGAGATGGTTGTTCCCTGGGCCGTGTTTTTCTCCTTCGACGGGGTCACCTCGAAGGATGAAGTTCTCCCCGGTCTCCAGGAAGACTTGAGCCATAGCTGTCCGTGTCCGGGACTGGTCTCCGCCTCGCTCTTTGTAGAAGGATATCCCGGCGAAGCACGTCCCGTCCTCCAGCTCTGTTAGTTTCCAGGGATGCCCTCGCTGCGCCTTGTACAGTGTTCCAACCGCGATGTTCCATGCAATCTCAGATTTATCTTGGACGTCCTCACCGCGGAGGGTCTTCGGCTGCATCAGTTGGGTCGGCACCCCGACTTCCATCCCCAGCAACTTGATTCGGTTATGGAAGTCGCTGGTCTCTGACTGCATCCGGGCATGGTCCTGGTGGGATGGAGTGCATGCGTCCCACATTGCTTCGGGAATCGCGATGAACACGACGTCAGGCGGCGTCTCCTTAGCGTACAGGACTTCGAGGTTGATCTTGATGATCTCGACCGCTTCTTCCAACCGGTCTTTCCGGCTGCGGATTTGGTTCAGGTCCCGGATCTCGCCTCGAGTAATCGTCTGCCGCCACCGCTTCTGCGTATTGAACGTAAAGTTCAGCGACGATCGCTCGCCGAGGCCAGGGAACGGTGGTTTCCACCGCTTCGACTTGTCTTCGTCGGCGGTGATCGCCAGCTCCATGTCCTTGAACAGTTTCTCGATTGCGCCGAGAGACCGTCCAGATCCGATGTATCCGATGTTGATGACCTGGTGTTCGGATTTGCCGGACGGTGTTCTCGGGCCGTACTCCATTAGCCCGACTCGGGGGTCGATGGCTTCCTCGCCGTTGGCAAACATCAAGCCTGGTTCGTCAAGGACTTCGGCTGTGAACTCGTTCATTGGAACTCTCCTAGCCACTTGTTCTGCATGGTGTCGTCCCGTTCGTCGGTGTCTCTGGGCGGTCTTTTGTTGACTTCGAGCATCACGGGTTCTGTCCCGATATCCAGCTCGTCCTGTTTGGGGCCGCCATAGTCCAGGATTTTCCACCAGTGGTTGATCCGGCTACGTGTTTTCCGGTTGTTCCCGTGTCGGCTGGGGCTGAACCTGTCGTGTAACGGCTTGGCTTGTTCTCCAGTGATTCGGTTCTCTTTCCCGTTGGAGGTGAACAGAATAGCTGGTTTCAGGGTCAGGAAGTACTGTCCCGAGTATTCGAGGATGCCAATACGAAGTGAGTGGTGCCGGAAGAACGGGGAGTCTCCGTCACCGAAGTACCTAGAGACCTGTCGTCCCTCTTCTTTCCGGACCTCCGCTTCAGGATCTTCGTGTGGGAAGTAGAGGTGGTAGTCGCTACGGTAGTTTATCGCGATGCAGCCACGGTCTTCACCCTTCGAGAGGACAACGGCTCGGATCAGTCGTTTCCCGATATCGGCGTTCCCTTGGTCGGCTTCTACCCACGACCGGAACGCGATCTCCTTGACAGTGTCCAGGTCGATAAACTGCTTGACCGCTCTCGGCATTTCCTCTGGCGGCAACAGGCTGTACACCTTGTTCGACTTGAACCACGTCGGTACCGTGAAGGGGCGTAGCTTGAATGCGACCTCTTGTGTCGCTCCCTCCACCTGATCTCCGATGTACAGAGTTTCAGGGTACTCTGTTATCTCGACGAGGTTGGTGGTCAGCTCTGACCTGTCGGTGATGGGTTCGGCTTCACGCTGGAAGAAGTCGGGTTTGAACCGGTCGTCTTTCTCGAACTCCTCGATCTTCATCAGGAGCGAGTCGTAGTCGGCCTGGTAGACGTGGGTGTCACTCAGGAACTCCTCGAAATCGTCCATCGGATAGCTCTTGATCTTCCTCCGGTGGTCCTCCGAGAGTTTGTCGTTCTCGCAGACCCGGTCGTAGAACTCTTGGATGGCTTCGTCGGTCTGCTTGGTGACGTCGAAGATCTTCCGCCACTCTTTGAAGTTCTCGAGATTCCGCCCGAAGATGGCCACATCGAACCGTTTCTCAGGAGGCCGATCCATGTAGTGGAGGAAGTACTTCCCCATCTCCTCCAGGAATTTCTTCCCGTGACGGCGCTGATCTGTCCACTTCAGTTCGACCCAAACCTCCCGGTCTCCCCTAATCTCTGGGAGTTCGTATTTCTGGTCGACAAGCCCGCCATGGGTGGGCGATGTTTCCGTGATGTAGTATCCCATCGCCTCCATGTACTCCTGGACCTTGTCACCATAGATTTCCGAGTTTTTAGCGAGAGCCTCGCGTTCGCCTAGGAGGTTGGTGAGCGCCACGTTATTCCGAACCTCACAATGGAGTACCTAAATCATTTCGTCGCAGTGAACGGTCCCGGATTCAGGCTGAGAATTGGATGCCTAACTACCGTTTTGGGGGTTCATGATTCAGATTCACTGTTTTCAATACAGTAATTAGATGGGGTCCTGTTAGTCTCGAATAAGCATGACCTCTACACTAAGCGTAGGGGAGGTAACGGCTCTTCTCTTGGACGAGAGATTCTACTCGAATCCATTACGCCCTAAAACCTTCTACAAACTGCTATACTTCGCGGACAAGGAACTCGACGACGTAGGATTGGACACGGATATCCAGCACTTCTGGTACAAGTTCGGAACCATGGCGAAGACCGGTGGATCCCCGGTCACGGTAGACTGGAGTGACGATAGCCGAAAAGTCCGTTGTAGCCTTTCAGCTTCTCAGGTCAGCCTCCCCAGGGAGGAAGAGACAAAGGCTCGACTCGCACTCTCCCGAGCACTCAACCGTCTGTACGAACAAAATACGGAGGGGCTGACCGATGACATGTACGAGGACGCGCCTTACGACGTCCAACGCCACTACCGACGACTCGACAAACAGCTCAGTGACGCTATCGACGACAAACCAGATTACCCCGAAGTAGACTCCAGCAGGGAAGCAGTCATCAACACGGTTTTCGATATCATCGATACCTTCCCGGTCGACGACTACCCGTGGCTGGTGCAGGACCTGGATCTCTGGTACTCGGTCGTAAGTGCTGAACTTGATGCCGAAGAGTACCGGCCGCAGAAGGCCCTGAAGGTCTCTGAATTGTTCTGGACCATCTTCTGCATCGACCTCGCCCAACGCGAAAACACCGGGTTGACCCCCGAAGAGATCGCCGAGGAACTAGACACGCAGGACCTCGAAGGCCGACAAGAGGATATCCGGAAGGAACTCGAACTGATAGAGCGAGAACGCTCCCGGCTACACACAGACCTGGAAGAGAACCAAGTAGTGTCCGAAGCCGCTGACGGGGTTGCAATCGCCCTCCTCGGTCTCTCACCCGCACCCTAACCAACCCCCTCCATGACCCGGTACTTCGTAGACACCAACTGCCTGCTCGGACTCACCTTCATCAATGACCGGTGGTACCCTGACGCCAAACGATTGTTCGACACCGACAACACGATCTACACCGGAAAGAACGCAGCCTACGAGTACTGCTCCAGTACTGGGAACAACAGCCGGCGGAACGCTGACATCCAGTTAGACCGGGACGAAGGCCTGTACGGTGAGAAACGGGCGAAGCTCCGGTTGAAGTTACGGCAGTTCGGGAAAAAGCTGCAAACCTACAGTGACGACGAGCTCGATATTGAGACGGTGATGGACGAGTACGTCGATCGGTTCGACATGAAGGAGTCCGAGGAGAAGGAAGTGCGGCCTCGGCTCCAGAAGTACTTTGAGTGGTACTTCGAGAAGGAGGGCGAGCTCACTCGGCGGACAGCTCGGGAGGCTGCTCGGAAGCTGAAGGACGTCTTGATGGAGCGGTCGATCAAGCACAAGGACCAGATCGAGGCCCGTGTCTATCTGGAACCGATGCGGGACCGCGAGTATCCCGACGTCGAGAAGCGGTTGAAGGAATGGCCAGTCCACATGAAGAACAACGCGGATATCGCGTTGATCTGTGACGCCGTGTTCCTGAAGGAGAAGATCGGTATCAGCCACTTCGTAACCGGCGACTTCACCGACATCTACTCGAATCAGGAGTGGATTCATGAGAATCTCGGGTTCAGTGTTCTGTACTTACTGGAGACGTTCGCGGGTGAGGAAACACCAACTGCCTCAATAGACTTGGACAATTAGAGTAGTATATCAATTGGATCCTCTGATGTCGATTTAAGAACGATACTCTAGGTCGTGGCTGCGCGCGCAGCGAAGCGAGCACGGAGCGGAGGGTGGGGCGGCGGGGTCAGGGCCGGTCCGGCACACAGCAAAAAAGAAGGCTACGCTAACTGGCTATTCTTCCCACCACCGACCGCGCTCCGGGAACTCGATCCTGCTCCAGCCCGTGATGGCGAGACTGCACCGGCCCTGGTACCAGTTCTTCTTGACCGCTCTGAATCTGACCGTCTGCCCCTCTCGAACCACCGTTTTCCCACTCTTCTCCCAGACCGTGAATTTCGTGCGGCCGCTCTCGTCCTCGATGAGCCCGACTTGTTGAATCGAGTTGTCACTTGGAGTCCAGAGCTCGGTGATTTCACCCTGGACCGTCACCTCACCGACGGGCACGTCCGGCACATCCGCGATGGGCACGATTGCACCGGGGACCGCCTTCTGCTCCTCCAACGTCTCCAGCACCGCCTTGGTCACGTCCTCTCCGCGCTGCACCTTCTCGGCCAGCTGCTTCGCGACGACTGCTCTCGACCAGCCGCCCTGCACTTCGTCGTTGATCCGCATCGCCTGCTTGTTCACCGCCGCGAGTTCCTCCTGCGTCAGCTTCTCTCGGGGGTCCGTACGCTCCACCGGTTCGGGCTCGTCTCGGCCACACTGCTCGACGACGACCTCTCGCGTCCGCTTTGCGCGTCCCTCCTGCTGACTGAGTTCCGCTTGGGCACTGATGTGCTCCAGCTCGGCCTCCCGTGCCTCGATGCGCTCTTCCTGTTCGAGGGTCTTCCCGAACAGGTGATCCGGGCCTGCCTCGATCCGCGCGTCCGGGTGGTTGGAATCGACCTTCGCCTGCACTTCCATGTCGACTGTCGCCCGGAACTCCGGGGTCTCGTCGACGACTTCGAATCCGTCCTCGTCGACCTCAACGTCATCGTGTTTCTCGAAAGCCTGTTCATCGACCGAAACCTCATTACCGAAGACGTTCTTACTCGACATTGGAGTTAGTACAGCTCCGAAGGCGCTCACGCGCCCGACACCGCGATGCTCCTACATCGCGGATTTCCTCGACGACAACGACCGACAGACTCGTCTGCGCGCTCTCGCTCGCGCCTTCGCGAGCGCCCTGTGGGCGCGAGCGAGAGCGCGCCCGAGGCGGACGACCATCCAGCACCGCGCGCCGACCCGCCCGGAGCGAGCGGCCAGCGGGATATGCCCGCTCGTGTCCGGCCCGATGTGCGGGTCCGTGTCCAGGGCGACTGTCGCCGAGAACGCGCGCCGCGGTGTGGCGCGCGACAGCGCAGGCGGCACCAAGCGCTGGAACGCGAAAGCCCGCAAGGGGCGCAACCGACGGGGATACCCGCTGGCGCCGAGGGCACATGCATTTTAGCCCGGAACGGGCGCGGGCGGTGCGGAGAGCGCCCGCACGCCCGGAATGGTCGGTCGCGAGCGACGCGGAGGGCGGCAGCGGCGAGCGGGGCGGGCCTATACGTACACACCTGTCCAGCCGGCTACGTCGCTCGGTGAGGCATCTATCGTCCTGGCGGACTCAGAAAGGGCGAGGCCGCCTCGGTCGTCCCCCGACCTCGCAAGCACCGCAGGAACGAGGCGCGCAGCGGCGGTCGCGGGACGTCGAGCGGCCGAGGGCTTTCATCAATGAGTGGTGAAATGTCTATCACGTTGCCTTCGTGCGATTTGCTCTGGACCAACACGGTGTTTGCAGGGGCGAAGAGCCACTTCGTCTATCCCCAGTCCAATCCAGACCGTAAAATCACGAAAACGGTCGATATGACCTTTGTACCACCGGAATGTACGTGTTACTGAAGGATGCGACTAACGTACTCGAATCAGAACAGGGTGATGTCCAGATGAGTGACCTACTTGATGCCGCCGAGGGCGCTATCGCGCTAGTGTGCGGGGGATTCATTTTCCTCCTGTTCGGAAGCGCCCTGGGGACGACGGGGCTGATCGACCTCAGCTTCTGGGGGATCGTCTACGTGCTCGTCGGTATCGTTGTCCTCATAACGGTCGCTGCAGCTGCAGCCGGTGCCGTCATCTCGGAGGTTGTATGACACTACGCTCACTTCTCGTCGACCTCGTCTCGACGAATGACCGGAAGGAGGTTCCAGATGAGCAGATCCTGAACGTCCTCCGTGAGAACGACCGTATCGCGATGGGAACGCAAGATATCGCCGATGCAGTCGATATGTCTCGACAGGGCGTCGAGAATCGATTAGACGAGCTCGAACTCGAGAATCGAGTCCAGTCACAGAAAATCGGCAATGTTCTCGTGTGGGATCTGCATCCGGATGAACGGCGAGATGTTGTGCCGCCCGAGATCGACCGCCTTGTTCACGCTTTCGACCAAATCCGGGACCAGTTTGCGATGACGCGCCGATTGGGAATGTACATCCTCCTCACCGGATTCGCCATCATCTTCACGAGCTTGAGCACAGCACTCGCTGCAACACCGGTCGACCCGTTCGCAGAGATGCTCCTCGTGTGGGGATACGGAATCGCAGCAGGTGGGGGTGCAGCGTGGGTCGTTGGTGGTGGAACGCAATTTGCCACGATTGTTACTGAACACGTCGTCTATTGGCGACTGACGGGGAACTCGCTCCGCACATGGGGAGAGACAGATGGGGCAGCATCCAGCCACCGCGGACAGGTTGACATCCGGGTGGTAGGAGGGCTGTTCGTACTCCTTTTCATCGGGGGCGCACTCATCGGTGCAGCGAGTGATATTCAAGCGGGATTAGCGGCCTCTCCCGCGTTTTCGTGGCTCGAAGCGACGCTCGTCGCTGGACTGTTACTGCTGGCGTTGGTTGCGATGATTCTGGGAATCGAATAGGAGGGTTGGAATACTATCTTAAATAGTCACTCACCGAGAAGATTTAAAACCCTATTACCGCAAATAGCCAGCAAGATGACTGAAGAAAATAATCTGGACATCTTGGGGTACGTTGCAGCCGGGCTCGGGATTGCTGTCATAATCTTCGCTTTCACACAGGCCGGAACCTTCTCCGCCTTCGTGGAGGCTGTCCAAGCGGGCTCACAGCTCGTGCTGGTTGGCATCGCCGCTGTGGTCGGTGGCGGTGCCGTTATCGCCTACTTCAAAGAATAGTCCACGAGCCGCGACCATTTTGAAGACCGGGCCACTCTTACAGCGTCGTCGTTGCGGACTGTACACCCGAAATTTCGAAGCGGGCACCCCCGTCAGTACCGTCGGTGACTGTGATGTCCCAGCCGTGGGCCTCGACGATCCGGCTGACGATTGCGAGCCCGAAGCCCGTCCCGTCCTGATTCGTCGTGTAACCGCTTTGGAACACGCCCTCGCGTTCGGTCTCTGGAATCCCCGGCCCCGTATCCTCGATATAGAACCCATCGCCAGCATCGAGGGCACCAACGTGGATCGTGACTGCGTCGCCCCCGTGTTCGATTGCGTTTCGATAAAGGTTCTCGAACACTTGGATGAGGCGACTACGATCTGCATCGAGGCGGAGGTCCGCTTCGACCTCGAGCGTTGCGGCGTCGGTCGCAACGTTCTCCCACGCCTGCGTAGCGAGGGCCTCGAGGGCAATCGTCGCCGTCTCGCCGACGGCATCTCCCTGCCGAGCGAGCGTCAACATATCATCGATGAGTCGTTCCATCCGATCCAACGCTCGCTCCACGGCGTCGAGATGCCCATCGTCGTCTTGGGCCTCGATGAAATCAAGGCGCCCGTGGGCGACGTTCAAGGGATTCCGCAGGTCGTGGGACAGAATGCTGGCGAACTCCTCAAGGCGGTCGCGCTCCCGTCGGATCGTCGCCTCTGCCGACAATCGTTCTAGGGCCGTCACCACGTGAGTCGCCAGCATCTCCGCGACGTCCTCGTCGCGCTCGGTAAAGGCGTCCGAGTCCGACGAAAACACCTGCAGGACACCGTATTCCCCGAGCGGGATACTCAACAGTGCCCGCGGATCGGCGCTCGCCTGTGGCTCGGACTGTGCGCCGCCGTCCTGAATCGGTGACGTAGCCGCCGACCGGGTGAATTCGAGATCGTCGACCCGAAGCACCGTCCCCGATTGGTAGCTCTCCCCGGCGTACCCGAAGGAAGTGGGTACCGGGTCACAATCGTCGACCGTTCCAGCCCCCGAACTGGCGGCCGGAATCAGCTGATTCCCTTCCACCACGGAAAGATGGGAGACATCAGCATCGAACAGGTCGACAGCACCGTCAGCAGCCCGCTGGTAGATTGTTTTCGTCCCGGCAGCCCCGGTGATGTCGGTAGCGAGGTCGTGAAGCTGCGTGACCTTCGACGTGTGGGTCTGGAGCTGCTGCTCCGCCTCCTTCCGATTCGAGATGTCCTGAATGACGCCCGTGAAGAGATGGTCGTCGTCAACGACATACTCTCCGAAGCTGATCTCGATCGGGAACTCATCGCTATTAGCCCGTTGTCCGCGTATCTCGATGCCGTCCCAGTCGATCGTCCGCTCTCCTGCTGAGAGATACTGTGCTAGCCCATCTCGATGCGCGTCCTGGAACT is a genomic window containing:
- a CDS encoding transcription initiation factor IIB, whose amino-acid sequence is MAIRDIYETDFDEDVQTESSANQCPECDGRVTTNTVETVCEDCGLVIDEQRIDHGPEWRAFDEDERERTGAPLTAARHDRGLSTEIGRGTDANGNELSGQKRRRLFRMRREQTRGRFQSKAERNLAHGLSEVRRISSALELSETLRDQACQLFRSAQNEDLLQGRSIEAMAAASVYGACRCNGRPRTLDDITESARVEQSRVTNAYTTLNTELGLPAKPVTPSAFVPRLASELDVSDQIRQRARQLAEASESTGATTGVRPSGFAAACLYKAGREDGRWLTQSNVADVANVSVVTVRTHRDALDELAV
- a CDS encoding argonaute/piwi family protein; this translates as MNEFTAEVLDEPGLMFANGEEAIDPRVGLMEYGPRTPSGKSEHQVINIGYIGSGRSLGAIEKLFKDMELAITADEDKSKRWKPPFPGLGERSSLNFTFNTQKRWRQTITRGEIRDLNQIRSRKDRLEEAVEIIKINLEVLYAKETPPDVVFIAIPEAMWDACTPSHQDHARMQSETSDFHNRIKLLGMEVGVPTQLMQPKTLRGEDVQDKSEIAWNIAVGTLYKAQRGHPWKLTELEDGTCFAGISFYKERGGDQSRTRTAMAQVFLETGENFILRGDPVEGEKHGPGNNHLAEDDAEQLVKKILRHYRSHKKTEPRRLVLHKRSEFWEEEREGFIKGAGNIELMDFVTVRERHPVRALSSGIYPALRGTMVSAPNNEEHYLYTKGYIPALSTYPASNIPEPIVVKPDPEVSDSSPQKLCREMLAFTKLDWNTSDFCTKLPVTIGISDAVGNILAEAEAQNTSLDIHYYHYM
- a CDS encoding DNA-binding protein, encoding MSSKNVFGNEVSVDEQAFEKHDDVEVDEDGFEVVDETPEFRATVDMEVQAKVDSNHPDARIEAGPDHLFGKTLEQEERIEAREAELEHISAQAELSQQEGRAKRTREVVVEQCGRDEPEPVERTDPREKLTQEELAAVNKQAMRINDEVQGGWSRAVVAKQLAEKVQRGEDVTKAVLETLEEQKAVPGAIVPIADVPDVPVGEVTVQGEITELWTPSDNSIQQVGLIEDESGRTKFTVWEKSGKTVVREGQTVRFRAVKKNWYQGRCSLAITGWSRIEFPERGRWWEE
- a CDS encoding winged helix-turn-helix domain-containing protein; this translates as MTLRSLLVDLVSTNDRKEVPDEQILNVLRENDRIAMGTQDIADAVDMSRQGVENRLDELELENRVQSQKIGNVLVWDLHPDERRDVVPPEIDRLVHAFDQIRDQFAMTRRLGMYILLTGFAIIFTSLSTALAATPVDPFAEMLLVWGYGIAAGGGAAWVVGGGTQFATIVTEHVVYWRLTGNSLRTWGETDGAASSHRGQVDIRVVGGLFVLLFIGGALIGAASDIQAGLAASPAFSWLEATLVAGLLLLALVAMILGIE
- a CDS encoding sensor histidine kinase, with product MRGLYRAIQKWSVALSGLLLFSCTLAWVLFDGDDALVDFIEVSLPTIVGIGLIIGGIWLGQTHRPPRIGRLALWITGGAITGVAVNIWFTFIISIEHVPAGEPIPLTLNGAGIFMAASVLLGYYATGLQQRERELSESESRFRALTENSSLAVVTIDETSTIQYANDTVEDLFGYSSAALVGDSLTKLMPEQFQDAHRDGLAQYLSAGERTIDWDGIEIRGQRANSDEFPIEISFGEYVVDDDHLFTGVIQDISNRKEAEQQLQTHTSKVTQLHDLATDITGAAGTKTIYQRAADGAVDLFDADVSHLSVVEGNQLIPAASSGAGTVDDCDPVPTSFGYAGESYQSGTVLRVDDLEFTRSAATSPIQDGGAQSEPQASADPRALLSIPLGEYGVLQVFSSDSDAFTERDEDVAEMLATHVVTALERLSAEATIRRERDRLEEFASILSHDLRNPLNVAHGRLDFIEAQDDDGHLDAVERALDRMERLIDDMLTLARQGDAVGETATIALEALATQAWENVATDAATLEVEADLRLDADRSRLIQVFENLYRNAIEHGGDAVTIHVGALDAGDGFYIEDTGPGIPETEREGVFQSGYTTNQDGTGFGLAIVSRIVEAHGWDITVTDGTDGGARFEISGVQSATTTL